From the genome of Argentina anserina chromosome 4, drPotAnse1.1, whole genome shotgun sequence, one region includes:
- the LOC126791409 gene encoding ubiquitin-conjugating enzyme E2 11-like, whose amino-acid sequence MADRELASHWIYQREGFIRADYPTHCSYGPVNLEDPFKWQGVIMGPPGSPYEDGVFYLSIDLPDNYPTRPPIIKFLTKVYHPNIDNDGNIYMDILEEDQWNPIQNIESLLLSICSLLDDPNPVDPLNPSSNLFKTNIQEFIKMAREWTKNYASDVCIYSFNPKECV is encoded by the exons ATGGCAGATAG AGAACTTGCAAGCCACTGGATATACCAAAGGGAGGGATTTATAAGAGCAGACTACCCAACTCACTGCAGTTATGGACCAGTAAACCTTGAAGACCCTTTCAAATGGCAAGGTGTTATCATGGGGCCTCCAGGTTCTCCTTATGAAGATGGTGTCTTCTATCTTTCCATTGATCTACCTGACAACTATCCAACAAGGCCTCCCATCATCAAATTCTTAACTAAG GTTTATCATCCAAACATTGATAATGATGGCAATATTTACATGGACATTTTAGAAGAAGATCAATGGAACCCAATCCAGAATATTGAGAGCCTTTTGCTCTCCATATGCTCACTTCTTGATGATCCGAATCCAGTGGACCCTCTCAATCCAAGCAGCAATCTCTTCAAGACAAACATACAGGAATTCATCAAAATGGCGAGAGAATGGACTAAGAACTATGCTAGTGATGTGTGCATTTACTCTTTTAATCCCAAAGAATGTGTGTAA